In the Haemorhous mexicanus isolate bHaeMex1 chromosome 16, bHaeMex1.pri, whole genome shotgun sequence genome, atgtccaacagcagctccatcagccacttcctcctgctggcactggcagacacgcggcagctgcagctcctgcacttctgcctcttgctggccatctccctggctgccctcctgggcaacggcctcatcatcagtgccgtagcctgcggccaccacctgcacacgcccatgttcttcttcctgctcaacctggccctcactgacctgggctccatctgcaccactgtccccaaagccatgcacaattccctctgggacaccaggaccatctcctacacaggatgtgctgctcaggTTTTTCTGATTATCTTCTTCCTTGGAACAGAGCTTGccctcctgaccatcatgtgctatgaccgctacgtgtccatctgcaaacccctgcactacgggaccctcctgggcagcagagcttgtgcccacatggcagcagcagcctgggccagTGCTTTTCTCTATTCACTGCTGCACAcggccaatacattttccctgcccctgtgccatggcaatgccctgagccagttcttctgtgaaatcccacaaatcctcaagctctcctgctccaaatcctACCTCAGGAAACTGGGGCTTCTTGCTGTTAGTGTCTGTTTAGCATTTggctgttttgtgttcattgttttctcctatgtgcagatcttcagggctgtgctgaggatcccctctgagcagggacggcacaaagccttttccacctgcctccctcacctggctgtggtctCTCTGTTCATCAGCACTGGCACATTTGCTCACCTGAATcccccctccatctcctccccatccctggatctggccctgtcagttctgtacttggtggtgcctccagccctgaaccccctcatctacagcctgaggaaccaggagctcaaggatGCCCTGAGAAAAATGATGACTATATCTTTTCAGAAACAATAAAGtctctcttttttctgcttcattacCTTCAGAATGTAAATCTTTACAAtctcagcctttttttccttgttgtgcattttttcattgggaccttttcttatttttttctagtgttctaatgttttaataaatttcTCTAGTACTAAGCTGAGCATTTCTAAATGAACATCTACTTTTCTTGTGTAACACAAGGGCTTTCAAGAGGCTTGTCTCCTGTGCATTTCAATAAAAACCAGTGGCTGTCCTGAGCTGTGTGTCCAAGGCATTTCCTGAGCCtttctctggctctgcaggggcagtgcctgtgagcagaggtggagggaagaggctcccagcacagctgcacgTCCAAGGACAACGGCCCTGCCTCTTTCCAcatctgctcctcccagctccacatCCCCCTTCCCAACCCTTCTGTGGGTGCAAGGCCAGAGTGCTCTGGCAGCTTGGTCACTGTCCTGCTGCATGTCCGTGCTGTGAccacaggcagggccaggccatgagctctgctgggac is a window encoding:
- the LOC132334767 gene encoding olfactory receptor 14J1-like, which encodes MSNSSSISHFLLLALADTRQLQLLHFCLLLAISLAALLGNGLIISAVACGHHLHTPMFFFLLNLALTDLGSICTTVPKAMHNSLWDTRTISYTGCAAQVFLIIFFLGTELALLTIMCYDRYVSICKPLHYGTLLGSRACAHMAAAAWASAFLYSLLHTANTFSLPLCHGNALSQFFCEIPQILKLSCSKSYLRKLGLLAVSVCLAFGCFVFIVFSYVQIFRAVLRIPSEQGRHKAFSTCLPHLAVVSLFISTGTFAHLNPPSISSPSLDLALSVLYLVVPPALNPLIYSLRNQELKDALRKMMTISFQKQ